The following proteins are co-located in the Roseovarius arcticus genome:
- a CDS encoding DUF6902 family protein — MTTIVQLNVPFRQHSKAARQAALLKTFAQTRRTQEDVFWLKENAEMLNILECTGAELAPNALGAYQKFYNDIEQRMEFFPQYYRFLLSLCLDLEDLGMPGDKGAVLTDWVARQGLADAELSDLQRAEARRLCARRGVEPLPGDTGLDDRLRSFAARSQTFTMPNKKAAYELTHIVFYLSEYGRVDPMLDTDALRSLMFAGTLAFLDFNADLLAEICLALRFSGAEAPEVWEIWLTQQIRTFALEEGDGLQDDYHEYLMLNWFMTRAGQGGFGDYVPEGRVTFARTRPGSAPLRELSHCIYSMGDARSADWEVMRSEVAAHVSDEAQAALVAAEASTDQFGAFFEGFARVGLRGRMAGSCPSMGAAV, encoded by the coding sequence ATGACCACCATCGTCCAGCTCAACGTCCCGTTCCGGCAGCACAGCAAGGCCGCACGCCAAGCGGCCTTGCTCAAGACCTTCGCCCAGACCCGCCGCACCCAAGAAGACGTTTTCTGGCTCAAGGAAAACGCCGAGATGCTGAACATTCTTGAATGCACAGGTGCAGAATTGGCGCCAAACGCGCTGGGTGCGTATCAGAAATTTTACAACGACATCGAACAGCGCATGGAATTCTTTCCGCAGTATTATCGCTTTTTGCTGTCGCTCTGCCTGGATCTAGAGGATCTGGGAATGCCCGGAGACAAAGGCGCGGTGCTTACCGATTGGGTCGCGCGGCAGGGCCTGGCCGACGCCGAGCTATCGGATCTGCAACGCGCCGAGGCGCGCCGCCTATGCGCCCGCCGCGGGGTTGAGCCACTGCCGGGCGATACCGGCCTCGACGACCGACTGCGCAGTTTCGCCGCGCGCTCGCAGACATTTACTATGCCGAACAAAAAGGCTGCGTACGAGCTGACGCATATCGTATTTTATCTATCCGAGTATGGCCGCGTCGATCCGATGCTGGACACGGATGCGCTGCGCAGCCTGATGTTTGCCGGAACGCTCGCCTTTTTGGACTTTAATGCCGATCTTCTCGCTGAAATTTGCCTCGCACTGCGATTTTCCGGTGCAGAAGCGCCCGAAGTGTGGGAAATATGGCTGACCCAGCAAATTCGCACTTTCGCGCTGGAGGAGGGGGACGGCCTGCAAGACGATTATCACGAGTACCTGATGCTGAACTGGTTTATGACGCGCGCGGGTCAGGGCGGCTTTGGCGACTATGTTCCTGAGGGGCGCGTCACATTTGCCCGTACACGGCCCGGCTCGGCGCCGCTGCGCGAGTTGTCGCACTGCATCTATTCCATGGGCGACGCCCGCTCGGCCGATTGGGAGGTCATGCGCAGCGAGGTCGCGGCGCACGTGTCGGACGAGGCGCAGGCGGCATTGGTCGCGGCTGAAGCATCGACCGATCAGTTCGGCGCCTTTTTCGAGGGGTTCGCGCGGGTTGGTTTGCGCGGCCGGATGGCTGGATCGTGCCCCTCGATGGGTGCCGCGGTATGA
- a CDS encoding DUF6749 family protein, which produces MTAQLKVEATLAAIKTTHTANLHDGAATEMFTSSMAPSMTADISAGDAVQMFTSSMAPSLRSDVSAGDNVEMFTSSMAPSVRADASAGDNVQMFTSSMAPSARSDASAGDNVEMFTSSMSPAATADAVSGDAVQLFTSSMAPAVTAGEAVGAFTSSMAPAAEAREGDAVEMFTSSM; this is translated from the coding sequence ATGACAGCACAACTCAAAGTTGAAGCAACTCTCGCCGCCATCAAAACAACACACACTGCCAACCTGCATGACGGCGCCGCGACCGAGATGTTCACATCGTCCATGGCGCCGAGCATGACAGCCGACATCTCTGCCGGCGATGCGGTGCAAATGTTCACTTCGTCGATGGCGCCCAGCCTGCGCAGCGACGTGTCCGCTGGCGACAATGTCGAGATGTTCACTTCGTCCATGGCACCTTCGGTTCGTGCCGATGCATCAGCTGGCGATAACGTCCAGATGTTCACTTCGTCGATGGCCCCTTCGGCCCGCAGCGACGCATCTGCCGGCGACAACGTTGAGATGTTCACATCCTCGATGAGCCCTGCAGCAACAGCCGACGCCGTCTCGGGCGATGCGGTTCAGCTCTTTACCTCGTCGATGGCACCTGCCGTGACAGCGGGCGAAGCTGTGGGCGCATTCACGTCCTCAATGGCACCTGCGGCCGAAGCGCGCGAAGGCGACGCTGTCGAAATGTTCACCTCGAGCATGTAA